Proteins encoded by one window of Juglans regia cultivar Chandler chromosome 15, Walnut 2.0, whole genome shotgun sequence:
- the LOC109020466 gene encoding aspartic proteinase Asp1-like isoform X1: MGEKGQTIMMALTAFFFLGMFATFPAGCFSDSNQHPQSKKKSVHLASPNRFGSSVIFPVQGNVYPLGYYFVTLKIGHPPKLYDLDIDSGSDLTWVQCDAPCTGCTKPRNRLYKPNNNVVTYADPVCAAMRYPGNQKAKDPNEQCDYVVTYADHGSSLGVLVKDYFPLRFTNGSIIGPRLAFGCGYDQKYSGPHSPPSTAGVLGLGNGKASIVSQLHTMGLTRDVVGHCLSGRRGGFLFFGDDLVPSSGIIWLPTSRNSPEYHYTSGPAELLFGGKSTGVNGLLVVFDSGSSYTYFNSQAYRATVNLLTKELNGKPLKDAPEDQSLPICWKGTKPFKSVGDVKNYFKPLILSFTHAKNVQLQLAPEAYLIVTKQGNVCLGILNGTEVGLKNLNIIGDISLQDKMVIYDNEKQQIGWTPANCERLPSADRDSSEGFSHHYALILPEDFPATYAS; this comes from the exons ATGGGTGAGAAAGGGCAGACAATTATGATGGCGTTGACGGCCTTTTTCTTTCTGGGTATGTTCGCAACTTTCCCTGCAGGCTGTTTCTCAGACTCCAATCAGCACCCTCAGAGCAAGAAAAAGTCCGTCCACCTCGCATCCCCTAATCGCTTTGGCTCTTCAGTTATTTTTCCTGTTCAAGGAAACGTTTATCCTCTTGG GTACTACTTTGTAACCCTCAAGATAGGCCATCCGCCTAAGCTGTACGACCTTGATATTGATTCTGGCAGTGACCTCACTTGGGTCCAATGCGATGCACCTTGTACCGGTTGCACCAAG CCCCGTAATCGACTTTATAAACCGAACAATAACGTTGTCACTTATGCAGATCCTGTGTGCGCTGCCATGCGCTACCCGGGAAACCAGAAGGCGAAGGACCCTAATGAGCAGTGCGACTATGTGGTCACATATGCTGATCATGGATCTTCCCTTGGTGTGCTGGTCAAGGACTACTTTCCCCTTCGCTTTACCAATGGCTCCATCATTGGTCCCCGTTTGGCCTTTGG GTGTGGATATGACCAAAAATATTCGGGGCCGCACTCTCCACCATCCACAGCGGGAGTCTTGGGCCTCGGCAATGGTAAAGCAAGCATAGTGTCACAATTGCATACTATGGGTTTAACACGGGATGTAGTAGGCCACTGTTTAAGTGGACGACGGGGAGGATTCTTATTCTTTGGAGATGACCTTGTCCCTTCTTCAGGAATCATATGGTTGCCAACTTCACGCAATTCTCCGGA GTACCACTACACATCAGGACCAGCTGAACTTCTTTTTGGTGGAAAGTCTACTGGGGTAAATGGTCTCCTCGTTGTCTTTGACAGTGGAAGTTCTTATACATACTTCAATTCCCAAGCTTACCGAGCCACAGTCAATCTG CTGACAAAAGAATTAAATGGAAAGCCATTGAAGGATGCACCAGAGGACCAATCACTCCCAATCTGCTGGAAAGGCACAAAGCCTTTCAAATCTGTTGGTGATGTCAAGAACTACTTCAAGCCTTTAATACTGAGCTTTACACATGCCAAGAATGTTCAGCTACAATTAGCACCTGAAGCATATCTTATTGTTACA AAACAAGGCAATGTATGCTTGGGAATTTTGAATGGCACCGAAGTAGGACTCAAGAATCTAAACATAATTGGAG ACATATCTTTGCAAGACAAAATGGTGATTTATGACAATGAAAAGCAGCAAATTGGATGGACTCCTGCAAATTGTGAGAGGCTTCCAAG TGCGGATCGTGATTCTAGTGAAGGTTTTTCTCATCATTATGCACTTATTCTACCTGAGGATTTCCCTGCAACTTATGCTTCATGA
- the LOC109020466 gene encoding aspartic proteinase Asp1-like isoform X2 — translation MGEKGQTIMMALTAFFFLGMFATFPAGCFSDSNQHPQSKKKSVHLASPNRFGSSVIFPVQGNVYPLGYYFVTLKIGHPPKLYDLDIDSGSDLTWVQCDAPCTGCTKPRNRLYKPNNNVVTYADPVCAAMRYPGNQKAKDPNEQCDYVVTYADHGSSLGVLVKDYFPLRFTNGSIIGPRLAFGCGYDQKYSGPHSPPSTAGVLGLGNGKASIVSQLHTMGLTRDVVGHCLSGRRGGFLFFGDDLVPSSGIIWLPTSRNSPEYHYTSGPAELLFGGKSTGVNGLLVVFDSGSSYTYFNSQAYRATVNLLTKELNGKPLKDAPEDQSLPICWKGTKPFKSVGDVKNYFKPLILSFTHAKNVQLQLAPEAYLIVTKQGNVCLGILNGTEVGLKNLNIIGDISLQDKMVIYDNEKQQIGWTPANCERLPRS, via the exons ATGGGTGAGAAAGGGCAGACAATTATGATGGCGTTGACGGCCTTTTTCTTTCTGGGTATGTTCGCAACTTTCCCTGCAGGCTGTTTCTCAGACTCCAATCAGCACCCTCAGAGCAAGAAAAAGTCCGTCCACCTCGCATCCCCTAATCGCTTTGGCTCTTCAGTTATTTTTCCTGTTCAAGGAAACGTTTATCCTCTTGG GTACTACTTTGTAACCCTCAAGATAGGCCATCCGCCTAAGCTGTACGACCTTGATATTGATTCTGGCAGTGACCTCACTTGGGTCCAATGCGATGCACCTTGTACCGGTTGCACCAAG CCCCGTAATCGACTTTATAAACCGAACAATAACGTTGTCACTTATGCAGATCCTGTGTGCGCTGCCATGCGCTACCCGGGAAACCAGAAGGCGAAGGACCCTAATGAGCAGTGCGACTATGTGGTCACATATGCTGATCATGGATCTTCCCTTGGTGTGCTGGTCAAGGACTACTTTCCCCTTCGCTTTACCAATGGCTCCATCATTGGTCCCCGTTTGGCCTTTGG GTGTGGATATGACCAAAAATATTCGGGGCCGCACTCTCCACCATCCACAGCGGGAGTCTTGGGCCTCGGCAATGGTAAAGCAAGCATAGTGTCACAATTGCATACTATGGGTTTAACACGGGATGTAGTAGGCCACTGTTTAAGTGGACGACGGGGAGGATTCTTATTCTTTGGAGATGACCTTGTCCCTTCTTCAGGAATCATATGGTTGCCAACTTCACGCAATTCTCCGGA GTACCACTACACATCAGGACCAGCTGAACTTCTTTTTGGTGGAAAGTCTACTGGGGTAAATGGTCTCCTCGTTGTCTTTGACAGTGGAAGTTCTTATACATACTTCAATTCCCAAGCTTACCGAGCCACAGTCAATCTG CTGACAAAAGAATTAAATGGAAAGCCATTGAAGGATGCACCAGAGGACCAATCACTCCCAATCTGCTGGAAAGGCACAAAGCCTTTCAAATCTGTTGGTGATGTCAAGAACTACTTCAAGCCTTTAATACTGAGCTTTACACATGCCAAGAATGTTCAGCTACAATTAGCACCTGAAGCATATCTTATTGTTACA AAACAAGGCAATGTATGCTTGGGAATTTTGAATGGCACCGAAGTAGGACTCAAGAATCTAAACATAATTGGAG ACATATCTTTGCAAGACAAAATGGTGATTTATGACAATGAAAAGCAGCAAATTGGATGGACTCCTGCAAATTGTGAGAGGCTTCCAAGGTCCTGA